In Gadus morhua chromosome 2, gadMor3.0, whole genome shotgun sequence, the DNA window TGGCGCCGCTGGtggagacaacacacacacacacacacagacacacacacacacacacacacacacacacacacacacacacacacacacacacacacacacacacacacacacacacacacacacacacacacacacacacacacacacacacaaagacaaaacacAGATCAATACAGATAACATCAAACGACTCTGCAGAATGTCTATCTGGCTTAACTCAGTAAGTGACTAAACTAATCGGCTAAACCATTCCTTTTCATTTATGAAGAGTTTTTCTCTGCTAGTTTCCTCTACTGATATATTAGGTTCTCCTATGCCGTTTGAATACTGGAAATGTCCTCATCCTATttaacttcaataattgttggTCATCTTTATCCATGCGACATGGCATCATCATGATGGTTCTACTTGTGCTATAGAAACACAATGAACTTTGATTTGAACATCCGATTCAAAATCAAAGCGAGATATCTGGAGGTGTGAGTTCTCGTCCTACCCGTCCGAGACGTCATCCTGGGTCAGCTTCCTCTCCACCGCCTGCAGGGCAGCCTCCAGCGAGGAGCTGGTCTGGTCCAATCTCTGCTGGACcaccaggggcccggggcccgggcCTGCCACGCAGACCTGGAGCTTGCCCGGCGGAGGTGGCTGGCTGGGGTGTAGGGTGCTGGGGGAGGCGTGGCTGGGGTagggggtgctgggggaggCGCGGCTGGGTGTCGGGGGGGAGGTGAACGCCACACTCTGGACAGCGTTGAGGGTGACGCCCAGCGGGGGCGGGGCGCTGGCTGCAGCTGGAGGGTGGGTCACATGGTAGAGTGATGACAAACCATGATATAACTCCCCTATATCACCATATAACGACCTCATATCACCATATAACGACCTCATATCACAATAACAACTTAAAATCACTTAATATAACCTTATATCAACATATAACAAGTTATATCACCATATAACAACCTAATATCACAATATAACTCCCTTATATCACCATATAACGACCTCATATCACCATATAACGACCTCATATCACCATAACACCTTAATATCACTTAATATAGCCTTATATCACCATATAACAACCTTATATCACCATATAACAACCCTATCCCACCATATAACGACCTCATATCACCATATAACAACCTTATATCACCATATAACAACCTTATATCACCATATAACAACCTCAGATCATGATATAACAAGCTTATATCACCATATAACAACCTTTTATCACCATATAACAACCTAATATCACAATCTAACAACCTTATATCACGATAACAACCTAATATCACCATGAAACAACCTTTTATCACCATATAACGACCTCAGATAACCATATAACGACCTCATATCACGATATAATGGTGATGTCCATCAGAGGAACACAGTTCTGGAATATATTACCATCTCAGGTTAGAGACTGTGCCACTTACACTACCTTTAAAAAGGCCCTTAAACAGTGGTTAGTAGCAAGCCCGACCTGCTCTCATATGTAACCTTTGGTCAATATACTTTTTGCTACATGGACTCTTGATGTGAATTGGGACCTATTTTGTGTGTAAAAGtgttttttatctattttgtatactggtatgttgtttttatgtttttgactTGCCTTAGGACAACGGATGTAAATTAGCAACTAAGCTAACTCcggcatatttatattgatgctCTGGCTGACTAATGTTGATTAATGTGCGTAATGTCctaatcaaataaatgaataataataataataataataataataaccaccTAATATCACAATATTACAACCTAAAATCACAATCTAACAACCTTATATCACAATATAACAACCTATATCACAAAATAACAACCTCATATCAAATATAACAACCTTATACCACAATCTAACAAACTTATATCCCATATAACAACATAATATTGCGATATAACAACCTCATATCATAATATGACCTAGTATCATGATGTAAAAAGCTAATCTAACAAATTAACGACCTATTGTCAACGCTTTTagccaaagcgactcacaataagtacatttgtcagaataaagagaaaccaatatatcgctgtcggtacagtaaagatattcATAGATACAAGTGCAAAGCACTTAAAAATTTTAGATTAACCCATCCCCCGCACAGAACAAAGATGGCTAGGATAAGAAGCTACACAATGATATAATGACCTGGTATTACAATTGAATGACCTGGTATTACAATAGAAACCTAATATCaagactgtgcgtgtgtgtgtcacgtgtATGACTgtaatgtgtgagtgtatgagtttggccgtgtgtgtgtgtgtgtgtgtgtgtgtgtgtgtgtgtgtgtgtgtgtgtgtgtgtgtgtgtgtgtgtgtgtgtgtgtgtgtgtgtgtgtgtgtgtgtgtgtgtgtgcctgttcaCCGTACCCTGAGCGGCCAGCAGGCTGTGTCTGATGGGTTTCGGGGCGGTGGCGGGGGGCTTTGGGGACAGAGGGGGTCGGAGGACGGGGGTCTCCACCCTTGTCTCGCAGATCCtccaggcctcctcctcctcctcctcctggctttGGGGGGAGGGTCCGCTCCCTCGGGGCTCCCTGTTGGGCgagcctccctcccctcccccctccccgcccccgtcccctcccccctccgcccccttgGGCTTGTGTCGGCGCTTCACGGTGTCCGACTCCTTCAGGTTGAACTCGGGGAGGTCGGGGGGCTCCAGCACCGCGTCAGCCCGCGGCGGCCCCCCCAGCTTGGGCCGCTGCTTGATGGTCAGGTTGCCCTCCTCGGCGAAGGGGAGGCACTCGCTGGAGCTGTTCTGCGGGGAGGCGGAGCcgtcctggccccgcccccccgacgACCccgcccccggctcctcctcctccgagtcgGACTTGACCCCGCGCTCCGGCTCCGCCCCCCCGACGGGGGCGGGCTCCGGGAGGTACTCGCTCTGGACCCGCCGCCGCGGGGGGTCCTCCCGCCGGAAGGGGTCCAGgctggggaccgggggggcCGGCCTCCTCTTCcccggggaggaggagcaggaggaggagcaggaggacgaggacgaggtgCTCTCCATGCAGGCGGCGATGCTCCTCACGCTGCCGGGGCTGTCCGTCacgaccccccccgccccgccctcctccatgctgtgggtGCTGCTGACGGAGCTCAGCCTcttgggcgggggcgggggcgggcccTTCCGGCGGGCGCGCACGGCGAACGACTGGCTCCGCCCCACGGGGCCGCCCTCCTTCTCGGGGCTGCCGTGGCAACGGGCCAGCTGGCTGCGTCCGGGCCGGCGGGTCAGCGTGGCGTAGGAGCCCAGGTGACCCGAGTGGTGGGGCGCGGAccccccctcctcgtcctcgtcctcgtcgtccGGCTCGCCGTCCGACAGGGCGTAGCGCCGCCGGGGCCGGGTCAGGGAGAGCGAGGGGTCCCGGGGCTTTGCGGGCGACCGAGAGCCCAACTGGGTGGTCCCGCAGGAGGCGTGCAGGTAGCTGAAGCCCCTCTGGACCGGGGAGccgtggggggaggggctgtgggAGGAGGGCTTGGGCGGCACGGGGGGGTACTTGAAGACCGTGGCGGTGCCCAGAGGAACCTGCTTTGGCCGGGGGTCCCAGCCCTCCGGGACGTTCCTCTCCCTGACGGGGCTGCCCTCCAGACTggagcccccctctcccccgagGCTCTCCTGGGAGCGGCAGTGGGGGTTGCTgatggaggcggaggggggctCCTGGGAGCGACCGGACCCCCGGGAGCGAGCGTCGATGCTCTCCTGGCTCTGGGAGAGGCCCCTGAGGGCCGGCCGCTCGTCGGGGGCGTAGCGGCTGCACATGGCGCTCTGCAGCTCGGCGCTCAGCTCGCTGTCCTGGAAGCTGAGCatggagggggtgtggggggaggggcagtCCCCGGGGGGGTCGATGGCCACCAGGTGGAGGGCCCCGGGGGTCTTGCGGCGGTGCAGGGTCCCCTGGGCGCTGGAGGACTGGGCCTGCAGGCTGGACCGGTGGACGTCGCACAGCTTCCTCACCGCCAGCATCAGCTTCTTCTGGTGAcctggggggaggagacggCCTGAATGGTTACCGAGGAGACGTCAAACAACAAACCCTTTACCGCCGCTACAATAGGGGTCCCCTGAGGTAGTGATGTCATGCCTTCATGATGTCATGTCGTTCCTCACCCAGCTTGGTGATGCCTATCTCCTGCAGGTCCTCCCAGGTCAGGTCCCGGACGATGGTGATGGAGTCGTAGCCATTTTCCGCCAGCTTCTTGTGGTACTGAGGCAGAGCAATGGCACTTAGCCACTCCCCAAGGTCCGCCTACACCACAAAAAAAAGCTCTGTCAGCTTTGACAAACGACATGatctgtatccctctctctatgtatccctctttccctctctgtacCCTCTCTCTTTGCAttcctctttctctatctccctaTCCATATATCTCTCTCCTTATCCCTCTCTTTATCACTATCAATATATCCCTCTCCATATGTCTCTTTCCCTATCCTTCTCTGTATCCACAGCGCTTCGCCTTGAATAAATGGGACAACGTTTGACCTGTCCAGTAGTTTGATGTGAGGCACTAGAACTACGATGTTGAAGGTATGCTTTGTTTGGTCTCAGCCTCACTTGAAAGTGGCTCGGGATAAAAGAATGAACTGCTAAATGACATCCGCAACAGCTGCACCTCTAGCCTTCTGAAGACCATACGCTCTGATGGATTCAtgtttgagaagaggtgaggcaGTGCCTTATGCCTAGTTAGTTAGGAAAATAACTGGTCTTACTGGGATGTACTccggcagccaatcagggatgttgaggttgccgatctCCATGGAGATCTTCTTCCGGTGGCCTGGCTTGGTGACGCCGATGGCAGTCAGGTCCTGCAACACCACACAGGAAGTTTGACACCCAAGACAGGAAGTTCAACACGCCAGAAAGGAAGATCAACACCCCCGAATGGATATGAAGACTACTAGGCAGGAAGTACAGAACACCCTGACAGGAAGTTAACACACATCGACAGGAATCTCCACATAACTAGAAATGAAATATAGTGATAAGAAGTTGAGAGGGAACACAACAGACTTACACACTCATGATGCGTTCACAACGCAAGCAAAAGTGGCCCAAATCTGAACACTGTCAACAACATTGTGCAAAGTTTAAtcaaaactttgcacaatgtTCAAACCATCTTATTTGTCAGCTACCGACTATGGAACCTGTCTGAAGACCTTTAGTCTACGTTGAAGCTCTGCTGTAACAGGGTCGGACTGGGACCGGTCGGTGGAGCCGAAAGCCCATGACGTCCACCAAGCCAAACCCACGTGATATCATAATTAAGCTTTTCCAACGTGACGCTGGGGATCAGAGTGAGCGCTACCTCGGGAGTCATCCTGCTGATGGTGGGAACGTCGTAGCCAGAGTTGATGAAGTTCCCCGTGTACTGCTCCAACTGGAACTCCCTCAGCCACAGGTAGATCGCCTCCGCatcctgggggagagagagacagacacacaggttgaGAGCAAGACAGTCAGGAAATACAGATGGACAGATGACAGATGGAAAGGAagacagacggatggagaggctaaagacagacatgcagatggtgaggcagacacagacagacagattccttggcagacagacagacagattgagaggcagctagacaggcagacagtggGATCCATATACGCATTCAATGAATACACAATACAGACACTATTATTCTTTACACTACATTACTTTTAGGTATACTCAGTCGGGAGGTAACTAATACTACAGCGGTGGTCCTACCTTGCCCTCCAGGAGCTGCTGTGGGTGGACAAACTGCTGGGTGAAGCCCTGCtctggcgccctctggtggttcACAGGCTGCCTGCGTGGCGTTCCTGCTGCAACACAGCACaatcagtttttttttattagtcaCACGTGCATTAGAGAACTGGAGCAGAAGTCTGTCGTGGCATCCTCAAGTGTGAAACGTGTAACAAATAACCATGTCATTGAAATATACAGATAAGGATATGAACCGAGGTATACCAGTTGGTCTGTCCGGCTGTTGGTTAGACTCAAGGGGTCCAGAATCACCAGGATGGGGCGCCGACTGGGCAGAAAGACGTTTAAAACACAGTTGAGTGAAACTCTAGTCAAGGTTAAGGCTGactatttataatgcatttggGTCCGGGTCGTGTCCCTTTCTATCAACGCGAGTCCCGGGTCTGTTTATTATTTTGTGTAATACCGGTGATCAGCGCTGGGTCACGAGAGTAACCCATGAAAGTGCCGTTTAACTTGTGTGATGGCAAGGCTGACCATGAGGATCAGATTGAAAGAGCAGCAAATAAGGTGGAGTAGCGCAAGTTGAGTCAGCGAAACCATAGCCTATTCACGTTCACTTCTGTTCTTCCCATCTAATTTGTGAGGCTACCATGTGTCGTAACGGAGACGATTGACGTTTTGAGAAGTAGAACTGCATTTTTTGTAGCCAATCAATTACCGGGTATGTCGGGTCCTTAGAATACCCTACCCTGTCCCGGAGCCCGGGTGTCTCTCCGCTCAGACATGCATCGGGTCGGGAGCTTGCCGCTACCCGGCGCACGTCCTTACCCGGCGCCATTATCGCCTGGGGTCGAATTTCCCTGGTCCAATAGGGTTGGGGTCCGTCATTATTGACCCGTGAGGGGGGGTGTGTACCTTGGTGGCGTGGCGGTCGGGCGTCCCAGGCGTCCCGGGGGTGTGGTGGGACCCGGGGGCGTGGTGGGTCGCGGGGGGGTGGTGCAGGCCGTTGGGGGGCGCGGAGGCGGCGGTGCTCTCGGTGCTCTGCCCGCTGCCAGCGCTGCGGATGCTGCCGACGCTGCCGGTGCTCCCTACACTGTTACGGTCCCccgctgggagagagaggtagggagacacacaggagagagagagagagagcgagagagagagagcgattcaTCACAACACTAGTCTAAGTACTTTAGCCATGCGCCACTATGCTACCGTAGAGTACGTTGTGCTGGTGTCTCCATTTGTAGAGGCCATTGGGCAGGTCTTTCCAACTTTAGAAGACGTTGTGCTGGTCTCATCTGCTGTAGATTACGTTGTGCCGGTGTCTCCTGCTGTAGAGGACATTGTGCTGGTCTCTCTTGCTGTAGAGAACATTGTGTTGGTCTCTCCAACTGTAGAGGACGATGTGCTCGTCTTTCCTGTTGCAGAGGATGCTGTGCTGGTCTCTCTGACTCTAGAGAAAATTGTGCTGGTCTCTTCTGCAGAGGACGTTGTGCTGGTCCCTCCTGTAGAGTACGTTGTGCTGTTCTCTCCTTCTGGAGAGGACGTTGTGCTGGTCTCTCCTTCTGGAGAGGAAGTTGTGCTGGTCCCTCCTACTGAAGAGGACGTTTTGCTGGTCTCTCCTACTGAAGAGGACGTTGTGCTGGTCTCTCCTTCTGTAGTGGACGTTGTGCTGGTCTCTCCTACTGAAGAGGACGTTGTGCTGGTCTCTCCTTCTGTAGTGGACGTTGTGCTGGTCTCTCCTACTGAAGAGGACGTTGTGCTGGTCTCTCATACTGAAGAGGACGTTGTTCTGGTCTCTCCTTCTGTAGTGGACGTTGTGCTGGTCTCTCCTACTGAAGAGGACGTTGTGCTGGTCTCTCCTTCTGTAGTGGACGTTGTGCTGGTCTCTCATTCTGTAGAGGATGTTGTGCTGGTCTCTCCTTCTGTAGAGGACGTTGTGCTGGTCCCTCCTACTGAAGAGGATGTTTTGCTGGTCTCTCCTGTAGAGTACGTTGTGCTGGTCTCTCCTTCTGTAGAGGACGTTGGGCTGGTCTGTCCTACGGAAGAGGACTTTGTGCTTGTCTCTCCTACTGAAGAGGACGTTGTGCTGGACTCTCCTTCTGGAGAGGACGTTGTGCTGGTCCCTCTAACTGTATAGGATGTTGGCTGGTCTGTCCTACTGTAGTGGACGTTGTGCTGGTTTCTCCTTTATTGGACGTTGTGCTGGTCTCTCCTACTGAAGAGGACGTTGTACTGGTCTCTCCTACTGAAGAGGAGGACGTGCTGGTCTCTCCTACTGAAGAGGACGTTGTGCTGGTCTCTCCTTCTGTAGTGGACGTTGTGCTGGTCTCTCCTACTGAAGAGGACGTTGTGCTGGTCTCTCCTTCTGTAGTGGACGTTGTGCTGGTCTCTAATTCTGTAGAGGACGTTGTGCTGGTCTCTCCTTCTGTAGAGGACGTTGTGCTGGTCTCTCCTACTGAAGAGGACATTGTGCTGTTCCCTCCTAGTGAAGAGGACCTTGTGCCGGTCTCTCCTACTGAAGAGGATGTTGTGCTGGTCTCTCCTACTGAAGAGGACGTTGTGCTGGCCTCTCCTACTGAAGAGGACGTGCGTGACGCTACAGGAAGCATCAGCCTCTAGCCAGTCAACCagcaagggggaggggaggaggggggtctaCGGGGGATCTTGGGGTGCCTTGCTAGCTGCTGTTGAAGCGATGCAGTAGAGGCCTTCAATGTCGCTAACACAGCTATGCTACGCTAATGCAGCTATGCTAACGCAGCTGCGCTGAGGCAGCTACGCTAAAGCGGCTAAGCTAAAGCAACTACGCAAACACAGCCTAGGTAGCGTGCCGTCGCGGGGCAGGGGTAgcagggtggggttagggtggtggggTATCAGGGGGTATTAGGGCGCAGGCGGCGAGGGTCGGGTGTCGGGGGGCTTACCGACACACGGGTCCCTGAGCACCCAGACGTCCTGCAGGGAGCAGGTAGACGGGGGCCTCGCGGGGGTacctggcacacacaaacactagcaTGGTCGCTACGGTAACGCTGGGCTAGGGTTTCATGGGCGGAAGGCGAGATCGAACGcggaccagtgtgtgtgtgtgtgtgtgtgtgtgcgtgtgtgagttagtACTAGGGTTAATACCTGCGTTGTCGCGGAGACCGTtgacgtgcacatgcacagggGCATAGAGCGTGTAGGAGTCGTCGGTCTGGGGGGCGGAGCTCAggctggaggtgagggggggtcgGGGGAGGAGCTGCTGGCGCTGCGCTGGCAGGGAGGCATGGCGGGAGAGAGTACCccctgaagggagggagggagggagggaggggaggaggaggtgaggagagggagggagaggttaggAAGCCGATGGAGGGATGGAGTAATGTCAGTGGTTACCTGGAataatggagggatggaggcatgacagagagcatgagagagcgagagagagagagagagcgagagcgagagcgagagcgagagcgagagcgagagagagagagagagagagagagagacagagagagagagagagagagagagcgagacagagacagagacagagacagacagagagcgagcgagtaagagagacagagagagagggacagacggagtgacagagagagagcgaaacagTGTGTCTGCAAGATACCCTATAGTCAGAATTCAAACCCTCTTTCACTCAGTAGAACCTCTCATTCTGCTACACAGGTGGGTGTAGAACCTAGCACCTTTCATTCTCCTGAGCAGGTGGGTGTAGAACCTAGAACCTTTCATTCTCCTGAGCAGGTGGGTGTAGAACCTAGAACCTTTCTTTCTCCTGAGCAGGTGGTGTAGACCCTAGAACCTTTCATTCTGCTAGGTGTGTTAAGAACCTCAATACTTCCAGACCAGCgggcacacagagagagcagggggagttACTAAGCGATGGTGCCGTCAGTtacccaaccccctccccccgtagTCAGACGTTAGTTACGGTTAGTCACCGTGAGTCACGGTTAGTTTACGAGACCGCTAGAGCTACTGCTGCTGTTCTGTAATCGtaggctaggtgtgtgtgtgtgtgtgcgtgtgtgggagtgtgtgtgtgtgtgtgtgtgtgtgtgtgtgtgtgtgtgtgtgtgtgtgtgtgtgtgtactagggctttgactctgaacttcgtgattcgaatataatttgaatatcaaaaaataaatcaaaattcgaacaaatattaggcagcccttaatattcgaacctgttatgggcaggccaagagggagagacttcggaggacccgacgcagtctattcataatattgtaatgaccacggaagaggcagtgaatgaagtattgattagacagcgatttattagaaacctaataaaccgttggaacacgcaagaccagtaaccatagcaacgccggtaaacaaaccttgcaaagcccaatccagggctgaatccgaatactcatacttttTTGTAGTatgccacaaatatagcgcgtccgaatgctcagtacgcattgtgtagtacggaaaacgtttccgaatgcgtactacccacaatgcaaccggagtctggtaacgaacgaagaagagatggctgacccg includes these proteins:
- the caskin2 gene encoding caskin-2 isoform X4 is translated as MGKEQDLLQAVKSGDLTSTQKLLAKLKANRNKLLGSTKRLNVNYQDTDGFSALHHAALTGTSELLSALLDAQATVDIKDSNGMRPLHYAAWQGKAEAVLLLLRCGASVNTSSQDGQIPLHLAAQYGHYDVSEMLLQHQSNPCLVNKSKKTPLDLACEFGRVKVAQLLLSSNMVVALLEGERKEQSDSAFTTPLHLASRNGHQDIIRLLLKAGIDINRTTKAGTALHEASLYGKTEVVKLLLDAGVDVNIRNTYNQTALDIVNQFTTSHASKDIKQLLRDATGVLQVRALKDYWNLHDPTALNIRAGDVIMVLEQHLDGRWKGHIHDVQRGTDRVGFFPPSIVEVISRRSGTPARPPSTCSLQDVWVLRDPCVAGDRNSVGSTGSVGSIRSAGSGQSTESTAASAPPNGLHHPPATHHAPGSHHTPGTPGTPDRHATKSAPHPGDSGPLESNQQPDRPTAGTPRRQPVNHQRAPEQGFTQQFVHPQQLLEGKDAEAIYLWLREFQLEQYTGNFINSGYDVPTISRMTPEDLTAIGVTKPGHRKKISMEIGNLNIPDWLPEYIPADLGEWLSAIALPQYHKKLAENGYDSITIVRDLTWEDLQEIGITKLGHQKKLMLAVRKLCDVHRSSLQAQSSSAQGTLHRRKTPGALHLVAIDPPGDCPSPHTPSMLSFQDSELSAELQSAMCSRYAPDERPALRGLSQSQESIDARSRGSGRSQEPPSASISNPHCRSQESLGGEGGSSLEGSPVRERNVPEGWDPRPKQVPLGTATVFKYPPVPPKPSSHSPSPHGSPVQRGFSYLHASCGTTQLGSRSPAKPRDPSLSLTRPRRRYALSDGEPDDEDEDEEGGSAPHHSGHLGSYATLTRRPGRSQLARCHGSPEKEGGPVGRSQSFAVRARRKGPPPPPPKRLSSVSSTHSMEEGGAGGVVTDSPGSVRSIAACMESTSSSSSCSSSCSSSPGKRRPAPPVPSLDPFRREDPPRRRVQSEYLPEPAPVGGAEPERGVKSDSEEEEPGAGSSGGRGQDGSASPQNSSSECLPFAEEGNLTIKQRPKLGGPPRADAVLEPPDLPEFNLKESDTVKRRHKPKGAEGGGDGGGEGGGEGGSPNREPRGSGPSPQSQEEEEEEAWRICETRVETPVLRPPLSPKPPATAPKPIRHSLLAAQAAASAPPPLGVTLNAVQSVAFTSPPTPSRASPSTPYPSHASPSTLHPSQPPPPGKLQVCVAGPGPGPLVVQQRLDQTSSSLEAALQAVERKLTQDDVSDGGANTVKSAGTILDDIGNMFDDLADQLDAMLD
- the caskin2 gene encoding caskin-2 isoform X5 encodes the protein MGKEQDLLQAVKSGDLTSTQKLLAKLKANRNKLLGSTKRLNVNYQDTDGFSALHHAALTGTSELLSALLDAQATVDIKDSNGMRPLHYAAWQGKAEAVLLLLRCGASVNTSSQDGQIPLHLAAQYGHYDVSEMLLQHQSNPCLVNKSKKTPLDLACEFGRVKVAQLLLSSNMVVALLEGERKEQSDSAFTTPLHLASRNGHQDIIRLLLKAGIDINRTTKAGTALHEASLYGKTEVVKLLLDAGVDVNIRNTYNQTALDIVNQFTTSHASKDIKQLLRDATGVLQVRALKDYWNLHDPTALNIRAGDVIMVLEQHLDGRWKGHIHDVQRGTDRVGFFPPSIVEVISRRSAGDRNSVGSTGSVGSIRSAGSGQSTESTAASAPPNGLHHPPATHHAPGSHHTPGTPGTPDRHATKSAPHPGDSGPLESNQQPDRPTAGTPRRQPVNHQRAPEQGFTQQFVHPQQLLEGKDAEAIYLWLREFQLEQYTGNFINSGYDVPTISRMTPEDLTAIGVTKPGHRKKISMEIGNLNIPDWLPEYIPADLGEWLSAIALPQYHKKLAENGYDSITIVRDLTWEDLQEIGITKLGHQKKLMLAVRKLCDVHRSSLQAQSSSAQGTLHRRKTPGALHLVAIDPPGDCPSPHTPSMLSFQDSELSAELQSAMCSRYAPDERPALRGLSQSQESIDARSRGSGRSQEPPSASISNPHCRSQESLGGEGGSSLEGSPVRERNVPEGWDPRPKQVPLGTATVFKYPPVPPKPSSHSPSPHGSPVQRGFSYLHASCGTTQLGSRSPAKPRDPSLSLTRPRRRYALSDGEPDDEDEDEEGGSAPHHSGHLGSYATLTRRPGRSQLARCHGSPEKEGGPVGRSQSFAVRARRKGPPPPPPKRLSSVSSTHSMEEGGAGGVVTDSPGSVRSIAACMESTSSSSSCSSSCSSSPGKRRPAPPVPSLDPFRREDPPRRRVQSEYLPEPAPVGGAEPERGVKSDSEEEEPGAGSSGGRGQDGSASPQNSSSECLPFAEEGNLTIKQRPKLGGPPRADAVLEPPDLPEFNLKESDTVKRRHKPKGAEGGGDGGGEGGGEGGSPNREPRGSGPSPQSQEEEEEEAWRICETRVETPVLRPPLSPKPPATAPKPIRHSLLAAQAAASAPPPLGVTLNAVQSVAFTSPPTPSRASPSTPYPSHASPSTLHPSQPPPPGKLQVCVAGPGPGPLVVQQRLDQTSSSLEAALQAVERKLTQDDVSDGGANTVKSAGTILDDIGNMFDDLADQLDAMLD